The following are encoded together in the Capsulimonas corticalis genome:
- a CDS encoding sensor domain-containing diguanylate cyclase produces MSASQSTCTPLRGQANRPSSKEGDYHAAFHHATAGMGMIDLDGCIIAANPAFSSLIGYTQKELLCHDFLLIMHPDDRIATENDFERILSGESHTFVIENRLIHKDESFLWVKMSISSIRNDAGSLLSFVVVMEDISEMMHTREILHLERERFHALAQGLGTGIIMTDLNDIVTYANPYMRQITGYSPEELIGQRAMDLLLAPKDRAAMAAHNNDRAGGNSAIYEIKCVHKDGSAVWLEVRAIPYRNACGEIVGTQATVNNITARRESEQRLQEYMVVLEFQRNELEKANTELEALATTDGLTGLKNHRAFQECLTEEVNRASRYGQALSLVLMDVDNFKQFNDAHGHPAGDVVLKTVAHFLRKSARDTDITARYGGEEFVIILPETEMEGACAFAERLRASIEDNRWPVRPVTASFGVAVLKHKNICGADIIARADKALYQAKAAGRNCVIIEA; encoded by the coding sequence ATGTCTGCCTCGCAATCCACCTGTACACCTCTCCGTGGGCAGGCAAACAGACCGTCCAGTAAAGAAGGAGACTACCACGCCGCCTTCCACCACGCCACCGCTGGTATGGGAATGATAGACCTGGATGGGTGTATTATCGCCGCCAACCCCGCCTTTTCCTCACTCATAGGGTATACGCAGAAAGAACTTCTCTGCCACGATTTCTTATTAATTATGCATCCCGACGACCGCATAGCAACCGAGAACGACTTTGAACGCATTCTGTCAGGTGAGAGCCATACGTTCGTTATTGAGAATCGCTTGATTCACAAGGATGAATCCTTCTTGTGGGTTAAGATGAGCATTTCCTCAATCCGCAATGACGCAGGAAGTCTCCTTAGCTTTGTAGTTGTGATGGAGGACATTTCCGAGATGATGCACACGCGGGAGATTCTGCACCTGGAACGTGAGCGGTTCCATGCTCTCGCGCAGGGCTTGGGGACAGGCATCATCATGACAGATCTCAACGATATCGTTACATACGCCAATCCATATATGAGACAAATTACGGGGTATAGCCCCGAGGAGTTGATCGGACAACGAGCTATGGACTTGCTCCTTGCGCCTAAAGACAGAGCGGCTATGGCAGCCCATAATAACGACCGTGCAGGAGGTAATTCCGCAATTTATGAAATCAAGTGCGTTCACAAGGATGGCAGCGCGGTTTGGCTTGAGGTACGCGCCATCCCATATCGCAACGCTTGCGGCGAGATCGTTGGCACTCAGGCCACAGTCAACAACATCACCGCGCGCAGGGAGTCCGAGCAGCGCCTTCAAGAATATATGGTGGTGCTGGAATTTCAGAGAAATGAGCTGGAAAAGGCCAATACGGAGCTGGAGGCACTAGCGACTACTGATGGTCTCACGGGTCTAAAGAATCATCGGGCGTTCCAGGAATGTCTGACCGAAGAGGTTAACCGCGCATCGCGGTATGGGCAGGCATTATCCCTGGTGCTCATGGATGTCGATAACTTCAAACAATTCAATGATGCCCACGGGCATCCAGCAGGCGATGTAGTCCTGAAAACTGTGGCGCATTTCCTTCGAAAAAGCGCCCGCGACACTGATATAACCGCAAGATATGGCGGCGAAGAGTTTGTAATTATCCTGCCCGAGACAGAGATGGAAGGCGCATGTGCTTTTGCAGAACGCTTACGCGCCTCTATCGAAGACAATCGCTGGCCTGTGCGTCCTGTTACAGCTTCCTTTGGCGTTGCGGTATTAAAACATAAAAACATTTGTGGCGCGGACATCATCGCAAGAGCGGATAAGGCACTTTATCAGGCAAAAGCGGCTGGGCGTAACTGCGTGATTATAGAAGCATGA
- a CDS encoding phosphotransferase gives MGTEIRSIAQVRSNEVNQVLRFCFEYDEYFVKIGPDLGREYQGLQWLAGRLPAPRPLGVKRQGSVVALPMSAMKGEDLANLSASLHAQTVVMRLSAALKAIHTTVIDGWPFGGPGTTLVHGDACLPNFLFVDDRLSGYIDVGDLAIGDPEIDLSTAIWSLQYNLGPGYGLAFLGEYDLADADEGLVERLRLRYEMDSC, from the coding sequence GTGGGAACCGAAATTCGCTCCATCGCTCAGGTGCGGAGCAATGAAGTCAATCAGGTATTGCGTTTCTGCTTCGAATATGACGAATATTTCGTAAAGATCGGGCCTGATCTGGGGCGCGAATACCAGGGGCTGCAGTGGCTGGCTGGCCGATTGCCTGCCCCACGCCCTCTGGGAGTGAAGCGCCAGGGATCAGTGGTCGCTCTCCCCATGTCCGCCATGAAAGGTGAAGACTTAGCGAACCTGTCAGCGTCCCTGCACGCGCAGACTGTGGTCATGAGACTGTCGGCGGCTCTGAAAGCTATTCACACGACAGTCATTGATGGCTGGCCTTTTGGCGGACCTGGAACGACACTCGTTCATGGCGACGCCTGCCTGCCGAACTTTCTCTTTGTCGATGATCGGCTGAGCGGCTATATCGATGTGGGCGACTTGGCTATCGGCGATCCTGAGATTGACCTATCCACCGCCATCTGGAGCCTCCAGTATAACCTCGGCCCAGGATATGGCCTGGCGTTTCTGGGTGAATATGATTTGGCTGATGCGGACGAAGGGCTGGTCGAGCGTCTGCGGCTCAGATATGAGATGGATTCTTGCTGA
- a CDS encoding HD-GYP domain-containing protein, which yields MELGLSEDQLRTIAIAALLHDVGKIGVPDAVLRKPGRLMEEEFAAIKQHPMMGASHGVVTNLGKGNSSSISRVQSHKPNYTDAANRGSRFPPHGATPFNSGSGT from the coding sequence TTGGAACTGGGTCTGTCGGAAGACCAGCTACGCACCATCGCTATCGCCGCGCTTCTTCATGATGTCGGCAAGATCGGCGTCCCCGACGCGGTGCTTCGCAAGCCTGGGCGCTTGATGGAAGAGGAGTTTGCGGCGATTAAGCAGCATCCCATGATGGGCGCGTCTCATGGAGTTGTCACAAATCTTGGCAAAGGTAATAGCAGCTCTATATCCAGGGTACAATCGCACAAACCAAATTACACTGACGCTGCAAACCGTGGATCGCGTTTCCCTCCTCACGGGGCCACACCGTTCAACAGTGGTTCTGGAACATAG
- a CDS encoding PAS domain-containing protein, with protein sequence MDGIDESERSHADDGDISRERLLLIANNTPLLVAFVGADGRYQFNNDTYNKWFGLHAPDLRGKEVKEVIGEAAYLTIQHHLEAALAGNIVTYDMMVQYANAGRRFVRTTLVPEKDATGAVLGFMLFVSDDSNLHDAQAQITSAYNRLLLTSEIGRAVRSSADPQEIIETTTAALGEALNADRCYYVTYDLQRGDSFVGPEWRRNGVSSVAGTHRISDFSPNRNPAYFLGQTNVIEDAFLLADSDVSKKLGVRAVIRAPIQQDGQTTALVVAMATEARIWTEQEVALVETTASQTRGAVEAAHARQRERAILRDVLASVTGGKLNLVFDRTELPTPVGQRVDTSMSLTPTEGLRGLRHLARQAALHAGHSDERQNDLITAASEAGMNAIVHAGGGDAWVQLTEKGMVQIWIEDHGKGIATVDLPRAALARGYSTQGTLGHGIKMMLETSDRVYLLTGPKGTTVVLEQEREAPIPAWL encoded by the coding sequence ATGGACGGGATCGACGAATCAGAACGCAGTCACGCCGATGATGGCGACATCTCCAGGGAACGCTTACTCCTCATCGCAAACAATACGCCGTTGCTGGTTGCATTTGTTGGCGCGGATGGCCGCTACCAATTCAACAACGACACATACAATAAGTGGTTTGGCCTTCACGCGCCTGATCTTCGTGGTAAAGAAGTCAAAGAAGTTATCGGTGAAGCAGCCTATCTCACGATCCAACATCATTTGGAAGCTGCGCTTGCAGGGAATATCGTGACCTACGATATGATGGTGCAATACGCCAATGCGGGACGCCGCTTCGTTCGAACCACACTCGTCCCTGAAAAAGACGCCACGGGAGCTGTGTTAGGGTTTATGCTGTTCGTGAGCGACGACAGTAACCTTCACGATGCGCAGGCCCAGATCACGTCCGCGTATAATCGTCTGCTGCTGACCAGTGAGATCGGACGAGCGGTGCGAAGCTCTGCCGATCCGCAGGAGATTATAGAAACCACGACGGCAGCATTGGGAGAAGCGCTGAACGCGGATCGTTGTTACTATGTTACTTATGACTTACAACGCGGCGATAGCTTCGTTGGCCCCGAATGGCGACGCAACGGCGTATCCTCTGTCGCAGGGACGCATCGTATTTCCGATTTCAGCCCCAACCGAAATCCAGCATATTTCTTAGGCCAGACAAACGTCATCGAAGATGCATTCCTCCTCGCAGACAGTGATGTCTCCAAGAAACTCGGCGTCCGCGCGGTCATACGTGCGCCAATCCAGCAGGATGGCCAAACGACAGCCCTTGTGGTGGCGATGGCGACTGAGGCGCGCATTTGGACGGAGCAGGAAGTTGCTCTTGTGGAAACCACAGCTTCTCAAACACGCGGAGCGGTCGAGGCCGCGCATGCACGCCAGCGGGAACGGGCAATCCTTCGTGATGTTCTTGCGAGCGTGACGGGGGGCAAGCTCAATCTCGTGTTCGACCGTACTGAGCTGCCAACTCCCGTGGGCCAGAGAGTCGATACTAGTATGTCGTTGACGCCCACGGAAGGGTTGCGTGGTCTGCGCCATCTTGCGCGGCAGGCGGCTCTGCACGCAGGTCACTCCGACGAGCGTCAAAACGATTTAATCACAGCAGCGAGCGAAGCGGGAATGAACGCTATCGTTCATGCAGGTGGTGGGGACGCTTGGGTGCAGTTGACTGAGAAGGGCATGGTGCAAATTTGGATCGAAGATCACGGAAAGGGCATTGCGACGGTGGATTTGCCCAGAGCAGCGCTCGCCCGTGGATACAGCACTCAGGGTACGCTTGGTCACGGGATTAAGATGATGCTGGAGACCAGTGACCGCGTTTATCTCCTGACAGGTCCAAAAGGAACTACTGTTGTTTTGGAACAGGAACGCGAAGCTCCAATACCTGCATGGTTGTAG
- a CDS encoding bifunctional diguanylate cyclase/phosphohydrolase, with protein MNAPLPTNEQERLAFLREARILDTPVEVAFDDITQLAAQICGVPIAAVSLIDEERQWFKSIIGLDVTETPRDQAFCAHAILQSETLIVPNALVDERFADNPLVTTDPNIRFYAGAPLLTSDGVALGSLCVIDRVARELTEEQQAVLEMLARQVAGRIELQRRVELQKEMMAEYQQTQEALRESEARLRLALESGYFGTWGFDLKTGQSHNASTQTKALFGLPPDAPFSQTEFFKAVVREDRALVRESAQRAIESHGRSQVEFRIVWPDGSIHWLCAHATPQYDTCGDPVAVMGITQDITVRKAREAEQERLLKQAQEQADHDPLTGLWNHRAFHFRLQEETARAEREGSLLAVVMIDLNNFKFFNDVYGHAMGDHVLRQMANKLLTVCRAYDTVARFGGDEFALLLPAIDDFSQLDLEARLRSELVGISFRPMGAVTDIPITVSIGAAVLSALTMDQHDVLQRADERLRRAKMGGAVESEADLIRASMSGSVQGFSIMDALVIAVDNKDRYTRTHSEDVMVYSLMIADQLGLDEKIHRTVAVSALLHDVGKIGVPDAVLRKPGKLSEAEFETIKQHPVMGVIMVGAIPGLEDTLDAVRHHHERWDGDGYPDGLSGEAIPLIARIMAVADAFSAMTTDRPYRSGMDHEHALKILVEGQGIQWDETCVQAFLKAQQRVTR; from the coding sequence ATGAACGCTCCACTGCCAACCAATGAACAAGAGAGACTTGCCTTTCTGCGAGAGGCGCGCATTCTCGATACGCCCGTAGAAGTCGCGTTTGATGATATCACCCAGCTCGCCGCACAAATCTGCGGTGTTCCCATCGCCGCCGTCAGTCTCATTGATGAAGAGCGTCAGTGGTTCAAGTCCATCATCGGTTTGGATGTCACCGAGACTCCGAGAGACCAGGCATTCTGCGCGCACGCCATTCTGCAATCCGAGACACTCATCGTTCCGAACGCACTGGTGGATGAACGCTTCGCCGACAATCCGCTGGTCACCACCGATCCCAACATTCGTTTTTACGCGGGTGCTCCGCTCCTCACTTCCGATGGCGTCGCGTTGGGTTCTTTGTGCGTCATTGATCGCGTTGCCCGTGAATTGACTGAAGAGCAGCAGGCGGTTCTGGAGATGCTGGCCAGACAGGTCGCGGGGCGAATCGAACTTCAGCGGCGTGTGGAATTGCAAAAAGAAATGATGGCCGAATATCAGCAGACACAAGAAGCATTAAGAGAAAGCGAAGCGCGGTTACGGCTCGCTCTGGAGAGTGGTTATTTTGGTACATGGGGATTTGATTTGAAAACAGGGCAAAGCCATAATGCCTCGACGCAAACAAAAGCCCTGTTTGGCTTACCTCCTGATGCACCGTTTTCGCAGACGGAATTTTTCAAAGCAGTAGTTCGCGAGGATCGAGCGTTGGTGCGCGAATCTGCCCAGCGGGCTATTGAAAGTCATGGACGCTCCCAAGTCGAATTCCGCATCGTGTGGCCTGATGGTTCTATACACTGGCTCTGCGCGCATGCCACTCCTCAATATGACACCTGCGGCGATCCCGTGGCAGTCATGGGAATCACGCAGGACATCACGGTGCGCAAGGCGCGCGAGGCAGAGCAAGAGAGACTTTTGAAACAAGCGCAGGAGCAAGCGGATCACGATCCTCTCACGGGGCTTTGGAACCATCGCGCCTTTCATTTTCGGCTTCAAGAAGAAACCGCTCGTGCGGAGCGAGAAGGATCACTGTTGGCGGTTGTGATGATCGATCTGAATAACTTCAAATTTTTCAACGATGTTTATGGTCATGCTATGGGAGACCATGTTTTGCGGCAAATGGCCAATAAGTTATTAACGGTCTGCCGCGCTTATGATACTGTGGCTCGATTTGGCGGGGATGAATTCGCATTACTTCTACCCGCGATTGATGATTTCAGCCAGTTGGACCTTGAGGCCAGACTTCGCTCAGAATTAGTAGGAATTAGCTTTCGACCCATGGGGGCAGTAACGGATATTCCCATTACCGTCTCCATCGGCGCCGCCGTATTGTCAGCTTTGACCATGGATCAGCACGACGTGCTGCAACGAGCTGATGAGCGTCTGCGTCGCGCTAAAATGGGAGGAGCGGTCGAATCGGAGGCGGATCTGATACGCGCCTCCATGTCTGGAAGCGTGCAGGGCTTCTCTATAATGGATGCCCTTGTTATCGCGGTGGATAACAAGGATCGCTATACGCGGACGCATTCGGAAGATGTGATGGTTTATAGTTTGATGATCGCTGACCAGCTTGGCTTGGACGAAAAGATACATCGCACGGTGGCGGTGTCCGCTCTTCTTCATGATGTCGGGAAAATCGGTGTTCCTGACGCCGTGTTGCGTAAACCAGGCAAGCTGTCAGAGGCGGAATTCGAAACTATAAAGCAACATCCCGTGATGGGCGTCATTATGGTAGGGGCCATTCCAGGGTTGGAAGATACATTGGACGCGGTGCGCCATCATCATGAGCGCTGGGATGGTGATGGATATCCAGATGGCTTAAGTGGGGAGGCTATACCACTGATCGCACGCATTATGGCTGTGGCGGATGCATTCTCCGCGATGACCACGGATCGTCCGTATCGGAGTGGAATGGACCATGAGCACGCCCTAAAGATCCTGGTGGAAGGGCAGGGCATTCAATGGGATGAAACATGTGTTCAGGCGTTTTTAAAAGCTCAGCAGAGGGTGACGCGATAG
- a CDS encoding HEAT repeat domain-containing protein, with protein MNFVKIVLLAICLIAFITGRGQADGLWDWTKRADIVCVASYVSQKPLKTRINPANSSEVLVTVAVTMKVTALWKGKLPQSSLVLRETQVLREGKVVDLNLNHPFASKTYSPWSLDLNPDWLIFAVRQKGSEIFAPMSSFPNDVGFRSAIPVGPLLPGITDDMSLMSKATRLVVNSLYDPEPTIARAALSELSDFEGLFISGLRPERFLPPGTDVAALKSLLVARAIPAIKRLTQVKDEETRFGALRLAAHFQQTWAIPAIAEMAQSHSRRADGAAVLLWHYGNSTAVAPLIQQLKNTNYLARIFTIEAFETLKDKRTMPFLIDALRDPNSKVRARALYMLYLITNLPTNYHFRLSPKETQDTIRYWERWGREHSAEIERWKKSAAK; from the coding sequence ATGAACTTCGTTAAGATCGTTCTCCTGGCCATATGTCTCATCGCATTCATTACTGGGAGAGGTCAGGCCGATGGATTGTGGGATTGGACAAAACGCGCCGATATCGTATGCGTCGCATCCTATGTCTCGCAGAAGCCACTGAAGACGAGAATAAACCCTGCGAACTCATCGGAAGTGCTCGTGACCGTTGCTGTGACGATGAAGGTCACGGCGTTATGGAAGGGCAAGCTGCCCCAATCCTCGCTTGTGCTGCGTGAAACGCAGGTGTTGAGGGAGGGCAAGGTGGTGGACTTAAACCTCAACCATCCGTTCGCTTCGAAAACATATTCTCCATGGTCTCTCGATTTGAACCCTGACTGGCTCATCTTCGCCGTACGTCAGAAGGGGAGTGAGATTTTCGCGCCGATGAGTTCGTTCCCGAATGATGTCGGCTTCAGGAGCGCCATCCCAGTTGGCCCTTTATTACCAGGCATCACGGACGACATGTCGTTGATGTCGAAGGCGACACGATTGGTAGTCAATAGTCTTTATGACCCCGAGCCCACCATCGCCCGTGCGGCGCTGTCAGAATTAAGTGACTTTGAGGGGCTTTTTATTTCAGGCTTACGGCCCGAGCGTTTTCTGCCGCCAGGGACTGATGTTGCGGCGCTCAAGTCTCTGCTCGTTGCCCGCGCCATTCCAGCGATAAAAAGACTGACCCAAGTCAAGGACGAAGAGACACGCTTCGGCGCACTGCGTTTGGCGGCGCACTTTCAGCAGACATGGGCCATTCCCGCGATAGCTGAGATGGCCCAGAGCCACTCTCGACGCGCCGATGGCGCTGCTGTCCTCCTTTGGCATTATGGGAACAGCACTGCTGTGGCCCCTCTGATCCAGCAACTAAAGAATACCAACTATCTGGCGCGGATTTTTACCATTGAAGCTTTCGAAACTTTGAAGGACAAGCGAACGATGCCGTTCCTGATTGATGCGCTGCGCGATCCCAATAGTAAAGTCCGAGCGCGCGCCCTGTACATGCTCTATCTGATCACAAATCTGCCGACGAACTATCATTTTCGCTTGTCTCCAAAGGAAACTCAAGACACAATTCGATATTGGGAAAGGTGGGGGCGAGAACATAGCGCAGAAATCGAGCGGTGGAAAAAATCGGCTGCAAAGTGA
- a CDS encoding AlbA family DNA-binding domain-containing protein gives MQNIQTKTATHRTLHDEFTTFIETPTKENLQVILRKNLGETNQIDFKSEWIDWPKLAQHVLAIANTQGGMIIVGVDQIKDTGEVIPKGIPKLHDPVDVDHGLRKYIPHQLHFNVENFTYTEEAYPKIGDKLFQVIFIPDRARYAPFIPNKESGDDIRLQIYVRRGTASVIANYDELQTILNRRIETEYSSQKEFNLEQEMAELRALYAHIKPTFYLSYADQHWIDMQDTKDDEFGTSYDNTYYPEESIDEFVAAAIQAKKARIRQLLRVST, from the coding sequence ATGCAGAATATTCAAACAAAAACAGCAACACACCGCACACTACATGACGAATTTACGACGTTCATAGAAACTCCTACCAAGGAAAACCTTCAAGTTATTCTACGAAAAAATCTGGGAGAGACAAATCAAATAGATTTCAAGTCTGAATGGATAGATTGGCCGAAACTTGCCCAGCATGTATTGGCTATTGCAAACACTCAAGGTGGAATGATAATAGTTGGCGTTGATCAAATTAAAGATACAGGTGAAGTCATTCCTAAGGGTATACCGAAATTACATGATCCTGTTGACGTAGATCATGGGTTACGCAAATACATCCCTCATCAATTACATTTTAATGTCGAGAATTTCACTTACACTGAAGAGGCTTACCCGAAAATTGGTGACAAATTATTTCAAGTCATATTTATTCCAGACAGAGCGCGTTATGCACCATTTATTCCAAACAAAGAAAGTGGTGATGACATAAGACTGCAAATTTATGTTCGGCGTGGCACGGCATCGGTAATTGCTAACTATGATGAACTCCAGACTATTTTGAATCGGCGTATTGAGACTGAATACTCTTCACAAAAAGAGTTCAATCTAGAGCAAGAGATGGCTGAACTACGAGCACTCTACGCTCATATAAAACCAACATTTTATTTGTCATATGCTGACCAGCACTGGATAGACATGCAGGACACCAAAGATGACGAATTTGGAACGTCCTACGACAACACTTATTATCCAGAAGAATCTATTGATGAATTTGTAGCAGCAGCGATCCAAGCAAAGAAGGCTCGTATAAGACAGTTGCTTAGAGTATCTACATAG
- a CDS encoding STAS domain-containing protein → MQHINLTQDVLDEGRILKFTIEGDLDLTNAQSIQQSVTQTAASTSAETIIVDIRNVHFIDSAGLAVLLYFHKVTYIDGKMHVIARPKSQPERVLKLDRFNTFMDIRIEE, encoded by the coding sequence ATGCAGCACATCAACCTTACCCAAGACGTGCTCGATGAGGGCCGTATACTCAAATTCACCATCGAAGGTGATCTCGATCTTACCAACGCCCAGTCCATTCAACAGAGTGTTACTCAAACTGCGGCGAGCACTTCCGCAGAAACGATCATCGTCGATATTCGAAACGTGCATTTTATTGACAGCGCGGGTCTGGCTGTTCTGCTTTATTTCCATAAAGTGACCTATATTGATGGTAAAATGCATGTCATTGCACGTCCCAAATCTCAGCCTGAGCGGGTTTTAAAGTTAGACCGATTCAACACGTTTATGGATATTCGGATTGAAGAATAG
- a CDS encoding SpoIIE family protein phosphatase, which translates to MHERHRILIVDDDAQDRHAVIDALRQTAHMDGIEVDVVESDTIASAREVLQHEDFACVFLDHDLPDGTSLDLLTEVRSQGLSTPIIVLTGERNQQTIVEVMNAGALDYLPKEKLHPDLVAHSVRAALIFRQAQREKQAILDALRESEQRSRQMIDAIPHVAWITEPDGSVNYYNQRWYEYSGLTQQETQDWSWEAVIHPDDLKRADSVWRTAVESGVDSEVEYRLRHADGLYRWHLGRSQPVKDTAGEIKAWVGTATDIEERKQTEELLIRSQEDLQFSVSAARLGTFYCEWPLDKIIWNETCKEHFFLSPNADVDIKLFYSLLHPADREPTRLAIEQAMANQVEYNVEYRTLAPDGRTRWVNAVGRFQYHEDGTPKRFDGITIDIATRKANEEAIKRRAEREALLNRIGHALRVSLDPQTILETAVRELGQALSADRCYYASYDQNTNVATIGPDWSAAGLSPISGQYPMLDFAVNHDPIFQAGRTQVMTDTSPDLAMLNLGIRSLVRVPLVSGAVKTALSAAMSNDARAWTPEEISLVETVATQTQTALEAARLLHREHNIAEQLQSALQPIVPQSIPGLEVGSFTRPALDEASVGGDFMDVFALDKGLFALVIGDVSGKGLAAAQQLALIRNSLRMALYQHNSPAVAATTLNSTVTSHDLLIGFVTAWVGVYDAATGQITYCSCGHEPALIRRANGTIQTLETSTPPLGVTANAHYSDCVITLASGDALLLYTDGVSEAGPSRRDLLGTDGLIRLLDALRTDTNAQQQAETIVAEASAYANGAFSDDVAVLLARRQ; encoded by the coding sequence GTGCATGAACGCCATCGAATCCTTATTGTAGACGACGATGCTCAAGATCGCCATGCCGTCATAGATGCGCTGCGACAGACCGCCCATATGGACGGAATTGAAGTGGATGTGGTCGAATCCGACACCATTGCAAGCGCGCGTGAGGTTCTGCAGCACGAAGATTTCGCATGCGTCTTTCTTGACCATGATTTGCCTGATGGTACGTCGTTGGACCTTTTGACGGAAGTTCGCTCCCAGGGTCTCTCGACGCCTATCATCGTTCTAACGGGCGAGCGCAATCAACAAACGATTGTCGAAGTCATGAATGCGGGAGCACTGGACTACCTGCCAAAGGAAAAGCTCCATCCTGATCTCGTGGCGCACTCCGTCCGCGCGGCGCTGATCTTTCGCCAGGCTCAGCGCGAAAAGCAAGCGATCCTGGATGCTCTGCGCGAAAGCGAACAGCGCTCACGGCAGATGATCGACGCCATTCCCCATGTCGCATGGATTACAGAGCCAGACGGGTCGGTAAACTACTATAATCAGCGATGGTACGAATACTCTGGATTGACACAACAAGAGACACAAGATTGGAGCTGGGAGGCGGTCATTCATCCAGATGACCTGAAGCGAGCAGACAGCGTATGGCGCACGGCTGTCGAATCGGGAGTGGACTCCGAGGTGGAATATCGTCTTCGCCACGCGGATGGACTTTACCGTTGGCATCTGGGGCGTTCGCAACCCGTGAAAGACACGGCGGGTGAAATCAAAGCGTGGGTTGGCACAGCAACCGACATTGAGGAGCGCAAGCAAACTGAGGAGCTACTGATCCGTAGTCAGGAAGACTTACAGTTCTCCGTTAGCGCGGCTCGCCTCGGAACCTTCTATTGTGAATGGCCCCTGGACAAAATCATTTGGAACGAGACCTGCAAAGAGCACTTCTTTCTTTCTCCGAACGCTGACGTTGACATCAAGCTGTTTTACTCACTTCTTCATCCTGCCGACCGTGAGCCGACGCGCCTCGCCATTGAGCAAGCAATGGCAAATCAAGTTGAATACAATGTTGAATACCGCACGCTCGCCCCTGACGGACGCACGCGCTGGGTGAACGCCGTGGGCCGTTTCCAATATCACGAAGATGGAACTCCCAAGCGCTTTGACGGGATTACCATCGATATCGCTACTCGCAAGGCAAACGAGGAAGCGATAAAGCGTCGCGCCGAACGCGAAGCGCTACTCAACCGCATTGGGCATGCACTGCGTGTCTCACTCGATCCTCAGACTATCTTGGAGACGGCTGTTAGAGAGCTTGGGCAGGCGCTAAGCGCAGACCGATGTTATTATGCCTCTTACGATCAGAATACTAACGTCGCCACAATCGGTCCTGATTGGAGCGCAGCAGGCTTGTCCCCTATTTCTGGTCAGTATCCGATGTTGGATTTTGCCGTAAATCACGATCCAATCTTTCAGGCGGGAAGAACTCAGGTCATGACGGATACAAGTCCAGACCTCGCAATGCTTAACCTGGGTATCCGTTCACTGGTTCGAGTGCCTTTAGTGTCTGGAGCGGTGAAGACTGCTCTCTCAGCGGCAATGTCGAACGATGCGCGTGCCTGGACCCCAGAGGAGATATCTCTGGTGGAGACGGTGGCGACCCAGACCCAAACGGCGCTGGAAGCGGCGCGACTGCTGCACCGCGAGCACAATATCGCAGAGCAGCTTCAGTCTGCCCTCCAGCCCATAGTACCCCAAAGCATTCCTGGCTTGGAGGTAGGCTCCTTCACGCGCCCTGCGCTCGATGAAGCGTCGGTCGGCGGCGACTTCATGGATGTGTTTGCACTGGATAAGGGATTGTTTGCGCTGGTGATTGGCGATGTGTCAGGAAAAGGTCTCGCTGCTGCCCAGCAACTCGCTCTGATCAGAAACAGCTTGCGCATGGCTCTTTATCAGCACAATTCTCCTGCTGTAGCCGCAACGACCTTGAACAGCACTGTTACTTCTCATGATCTACTCATTGGCTTTGTGACCGCCTGGGTCGGCGTGTATGACGCTGCGACAGGACAGATTACCTATTGCTCCTGTGGACACGAGCCTGCATTGATACGGCGAGCGAACGGCACCATCCAAACGTTGGAAACATCTACTCCGCCGTTGGGAGTTACAGCCAACGCACACTATAGTGATTGCGTCATAACATTGGCTTCAGGGGATGCACTTCTGCTGTACACGGATGGCGTCAGCGAGGCGGGTCCAAGCCGCCGCGATCTACTTGGGACGGATGGACTAATCCGTCTGCTGGACGCGTTACGAACGGATACGAATGCTCAGCAACAGGCAGAGACAATTGTTGCGGAAGCCAGCGCTTACGCCAATGGCGCGTTCAGTGACGACGTAGCTGTTCTACTGGCGCGACGGCAATGA